The Fortiea contorta PCC 7126 genome has a segment encoding these proteins:
- a CDS encoding transcriptional regulator encodes MLTSFPPRPIKSEYDFEKTQAVIDRLLDKGELTEEEEDYLNLLGMVIYEYESQQDLVADVYGVDLLKVLIAELNLKQKDLVPIFKTESIVSDVLKGKRKLTVEHIQKLADFFKVSPAVFFPVNFSDGDFLEVAYTNSRKS; translated from the coding sequence TTGCTAACAAGTTTTCCTCCCCGCCCCATAAAATCTGAATATGATTTTGAAAAAACTCAGGCAGTTATTGATAGATTGCTTGACAAAGGAGAGTTAACAGAGGAAGAAGAAGACTATCTTAATTTACTAGGAATGGTGATTTATGAATATGAATCACAGCAAGATTTAGTTGCAGATGTTTATGGGGTAGACCTTCTCAAGGTTTTAATTGCTGAATTAAATCTCAAACAAAAAGATTTAGTTCCTATTTTTAAAACTGAATCAATTGTTTCTGATGTCCTAAAAGGCAAGCGTAAGTTAACAGTTGAGCATATTCAAAAACTTGCTGATTTCTTTAAAGTTTCGCCTGCTGTATTCTTTCCTGTGAATTTCTCAGATGGAGACTTTTTGGAAGTAGCTTATACCAATTCACGAAAAAGTTGA
- a CDS encoding CHAD domain-containing protein, whose translation MKLATKPTTQTLGDYAYQAIEKHVKKTLKWEKSVKKDEDPEALHQMRVGMRRLRTAVSRFGTALNFPKPVSDKNIGKIARRLGNLRDLDVLKATLETDYKPHLSSKEQKHLQTAFDALAKQRVQALSTVQTTLKDEHYKSLKQGLQEWLAAPNYHSLASVGIQQVLPDLLLPEVSTFLLHPGWLMGTEFRESELTICSNWEAEKIAEKLNSEGEIIHDLRKQAKRVRYQMELFAELYGESYAAYIADVKNIQDVLGTLQDSAVLTDWLEDVLESDMKNHLTGLKNLLAEKRYKLWQEWQPLQERYLKVESRHGFHLTILHPLELSANYEAETSEQTVE comes from the coding sequence ATGAAATTAGCTACAAAACCCACAACACAAACTCTTGGTGATTACGCCTACCAAGCCATTGAAAAACATGTTAAAAAAACCTTGAAGTGGGAAAAGTCTGTTAAGAAAGATGAAGATCCAGAAGCCTTACACCAAATGCGGGTGGGAATGCGGCGTCTGAGAACTGCGGTGAGTAGATTTGGCACAGCACTAAATTTTCCCAAGCCTGTTAGTGATAAAAACATTGGTAAAATAGCTCGACGTCTGGGCAATCTTCGAGATTTAGATGTCCTCAAAGCCACCTTAGAAACTGATTATAAACCCCATTTATCGTCAAAGGAACAAAAACATTTACAAACAGCCTTTGATGCTCTAGCTAAACAACGGGTACAGGCACTTTCTACAGTGCAAACAACTTTAAAAGATGAACACTATAAATCTCTAAAACAGGGATTGCAAGAGTGGTTAGCCGCACCAAATTATCACTCATTAGCGTCTGTTGGTATCCAACAAGTTTTACCGGATTTACTCTTACCAGAAGTTAGTACTTTTTTACTTCATCCTGGGTGGTTGATGGGGACTGAATTCCGAGAATCAGAATTGACAATTTGCTCAAATTGGGAAGCAGAAAAAATTGCCGAAAAACTTAACAGTGAAGGCGAAATTATTCATGACTTGCGAAAACAAGCTAAACGTGTAAGATATCAAATGGAGTTATTTGCTGAATTATACGGTGAATCTTACGCAGCTTATATTGCCGATGTGAAGAATATCCAAGATGTTTTGGGAACTCTACAAGATAGCGCGGTATTAACTGATTGGCTTGAGGATGTATTAGAGTCAGATATGAAAAATCATCTGACTGGATTGAAGAATTTATTAGCAGAAAAGCGTTACAAATTATGGCAAGAATGGCAACCTTTGCAAGAGCGATATTTAAAAGTCGAAAGTAGACATGGTTTTCATTTAACAATACTGCATCCTTTAGAATTATCTGCTAATTATGAAGCTGAAACTAGCGAGCAGACAGTTGAATAG
- a CDS encoding NIL domain-containing protein, producing MKKRVTLTFPKRAIQMPVTYRLAKEFNVAANIIRAQVAPNQIGKLVLELLGDIDQLDAAIEWMRSQNINVSHTLGEIIIDEDICVHCGLCTGVCPTEALSLNPDTYKLTFTRSRCIVCEQCIPTCPVQAISTNL from the coding sequence GTGAAGAAACGAGTTACCCTCACTTTTCCTAAACGCGCTATCCAAATGCCAGTTACCTACCGACTGGCGAAAGAGTTCAACGTGGCTGCTAATATTATCCGTGCTCAGGTTGCTCCCAATCAAATTGGTAAGCTAGTATTAGAACTTTTGGGCGATATTGATCAGTTAGATGCGGCTATCGAGTGGATGCGATCGCAAAATATCAATGTTTCCCATACCTTGGGTGAAATCATCATTGATGAGGATATCTGCGTTCATTGTGGTTTGTGTACTGGGGTTTGTCCCACCGAGGCCTTAAGTCTCAATCCAGACACATATAAGCTGACATTCACGCGATCGCGCTGCATTGTCTGTGAACAATGTATCCCCACTTGTCCTGTACAAGCAATATCAACTAATTTGTAA
- a CDS encoding type II toxin-antitoxin system HigB family toxin — protein sequence MRIITEKRLKQAYEKYPDAEPGIRAWKKLVKEQAWNNFDDIKTTSLFAPDAVKNFVVFDIGGNKYRLLTCINYKTKAIYIRKFLTHAEYDKDKWKNDEWFDS from the coding sequence ATGCGTATTATTACAGAAAAACGACTTAAACAAGCTTATGAAAAATACCCTGATGCTGAACCTGGTATACGCGCTTGGAAAAAGCTTGTAAAAGAACAAGCCTGGAATAATTTTGATGATATTAAAACTACTTCCCTTTTTGCTCCAGATGCAGTAAAAAACTTCGTCGTCTTTGATATTGGAGGTAATAAATATAGATTGTTAACTTGTATTAACTACAAGACTAAGGCTATATATATTCGTAAGTTTCTAACTCATGCAGAATACGATAAAGATAAGTGGAAAAATGATGAATGGTTTGATAGCTAG
- a CDS encoding Ppx/GppA phosphatase family protein produces the protein MLNLVSANALSVPTQTVKRQQIIAAIDLGTNSLHMVIVRIEPTLPSFSIIAKDKETVRLGDRHIATGELKAEVIDKAIAAMRRFQEVAKTLNAETIVAVATSAVREAPNGKDFLHKIVDELGLCVDLISGEEEARRIYLGVLSGMEFHNQPHMIIDIGGGSTEIILGDSHEPRTLTSTKIGAVRLTSELINTDPISDTQFQYLQAYTRGMLERSVEEIQANLQLGETPRLIGTSGTIETIALMNAREKLGYIPSTLNGYQLSLNDLQDWVNRLRKLTNVERAMIPGMPDKRSEVILAGAVILQEAMTLLGSESVTTCERSLREGVIVDWMLAHGLIEDKLRFQSSIRERSVLKQANKYQVNLEYSDRVAKFAISLFDQTQGTLHYWGGEERQLLWAAALLHNCGHYVNHSSHHKHSYYLIRNGGLLGYTETEIEIIANIARYHRKSPPKKKHESFRNLLTKQQRQTVSQLSAILRLAVALDRRQIGAIARIKFEYYPQFQQCNLLIFPAKSHDECELEMWSLDYKKGVFEEEFGVKLVATLEPTNVVSIS, from the coding sequence ATGCTGAATTTAGTATCAGCTAACGCTTTGAGTGTCCCGACTCAAACAGTTAAGCGACAACAAATTATTGCTGCAATTGACTTGGGAACCAACTCGCTGCACATGGTTATTGTGCGGATTGAACCGACGCTGCCATCTTTTAGTATTATTGCTAAAGATAAAGAAACTGTGAGACTGGGCGATCGCCATATCGCTACTGGGGAACTAAAAGCAGAAGTCATTGACAAAGCGATCGCTGCTATGCGACGCTTCCAAGAAGTTGCAAAAACTTTGAATGCGGAAACCATTGTCGCTGTCGCTACTAGTGCTGTGCGCGAAGCTCCTAATGGTAAAGATTTTTTACACAAAATTGTCGATGAGTTAGGTTTATGCGTTGATTTGATTTCTGGTGAAGAAGAAGCCCGCAGGATTTATCTTGGTGTGCTGTCGGGAATGGAATTTCACAACCAACCCCACATGATTATAGATATTGGTGGCGGTTCCACAGAAATTATTTTAGGCGATAGCCATGAACCGCGTACCCTCACCAGTACAAAAATTGGGGCTGTGCGTCTCACCAGCGAGTTAATTAATACTGACCCGATTAGTGACACTCAGTTTCAATACCTCCAAGCTTATACGCGGGGAATGTTAGAACGTTCTGTAGAAGAAATCCAAGCTAATCTGCAATTGGGAGAAACACCCCGGTTAATTGGCACTTCTGGCACAATTGAAACCATAGCCCTGATGAATGCACGAGAAAAATTAGGCTATATTCCCTCTACACTCAATGGCTATCAATTGAGCCTCAACGACTTGCAAGATTGGGTAAATCGCCTGCGAAAACTGACAAATGTCGAACGGGCAATGATACCCGGTATGCCAGATAAACGGTCAGAAGTTATACTGGCAGGTGCAGTAATTTTACAGGAAGCTATGACCCTTTTGGGTTCTGAATCAGTCACAACGTGCGAGCGTTCTCTGCGAGAAGGTGTAATTGTGGACTGGATGCTAGCCCACGGTTTAATTGAAGATAAACTGCGGTTTCAAAGCTCGATTAGAGAACGCAGTGTGCTCAAACAAGCCAACAAATACCAAGTTAATTTAGAGTATAGCGATCGCGTTGCTAAATTCGCCATCAGTTTATTTGACCAAACACAAGGCACATTACATTATTGGGGTGGAGAAGAACGGCAATTACTCTGGGCGGCGGCGCTACTGCATAACTGTGGTCACTATGTCAATCATTCATCCCACCACAAGCATTCTTATTATCTAATTCGCAACGGGGGATTACTCGGTTACACAGAAACAGAAATCGAAATCATTGCCAATATAGCGCGCTATCACCGCAAATCGCCACCCAAGAAAAAACATGAAAGCTTCCGCAATTTGCTCACCAAACAGCAGCGACAAACAGTCAGTCAATTGAGTGCGATTCTCAGATTAGCAGTAGCTTTAGATAGAAGACAAATTGGCGCGATCGCCAGAATTAAGTTTGAATATTACCCGCAATTTCAGCAGTGTAATTTACTAATTTTTCCAGCTAAATCTCACGATGAATGTGAGTTAGAAATGTGGAGTTTAGATTATAAAAAAGGAGTATTTGAAGAAGAATTTGGCGTGAAATTAGTAGCTACCTTAGAGCCGACTAATGTAGTGAGCATTAGCTAA
- a CDS encoding 4-hydroxybenzoate solanesyltransferase: MLRTPEQNQEPVWLVIIRLLRWHKPEGRLILMIPALWAVFLAAAGKPPLPLVGVMVLGTLATSALGCVVNDLWDRDIDPEVERTRDRPLAARTLSIKVGIIVAIVALACAAVLAFYLNTLSFWLSVAAVPVILLYPGAKRVFPVPQLILSIAWGFAVLISWSAVTQTLSPPTWLLWGATVLWTLGFDTVYAMSDKADDSRIGIKSSALFFGDYAPLAIAIFFAGTVALLAGLGISTHLHIAFWMSLAIASAGWIWQSWRLRQQDLPNSAYGEMFRQNVWIGFILLAGMISGCF; encoded by the coding sequence ATGCTGAGGACGCCAGAACAAAACCAGGAACCTGTATGGTTGGTAATTATCCGGCTTTTGCGGTGGCATAAACCGGAAGGTCGGTTGATTTTAATGATTCCCGCCCTTTGGGCTGTATTTTTGGCCGCTGCAGGTAAACCACCTCTACCCTTAGTCGGAGTGATGGTGTTGGGAACTCTCGCCACAAGTGCATTGGGGTGTGTAGTTAATGATTTATGGGACAGAGATATTGATCCAGAAGTAGAAAGAACCCGCGATCGCCCGCTCGCCGCACGGACATTATCAATTAAAGTAGGAATTATTGTGGCGATCGTTGCTCTAGCGTGTGCAGCAGTCTTAGCCTTTTATTTAAACACCCTGAGTTTCTGGCTATCAGTCGCAGCAGTACCTGTAATTTTACTTTATCCCGGAGCCAAGCGAGTATTCCCCGTTCCCCAACTCATACTCTCCATTGCTTGGGGCTTTGCTGTATTGATTAGCTGGAGTGCAGTTACACAAACCCTGTCTCCACCGACTTGGTTACTTTGGGGCGCAACCGTATTGTGGACATTGGGATTTGATACAGTTTATGCTATGAGCGACAAAGCAGATGATAGCCGCATCGGCATCAAATCCAGCGCCCTTTTCTTTGGCGATTACGCTCCCCTCGCCATAGCAATTTTCTTTGCAGGTACAGTTGCTTTACTCGCTGGTTTAGGTATCTCCACCCACCTACACATCGCCTTTTGGATGAGCCTCGCAATTGCATCCGCAGGCTGGATTTGGCAATCTTGGCGATTGCGACAACAAGACTTACCCAACTCAGCTTACGGTGAAATGTTCCGTCAAAACGTCTGGATTGGTTTTATCTTGCTTGCTGGGATGATTAGCGGCTGCTTTTGA
- a CDS encoding DUF5331 domain-containing protein — protein sequence MNIQQLRQSLKIKWLNYYQQNRVWLVKLRIWRNYGGLRRPSSGFILATLSVLEPQFDEILAFILDLSNNPDQIVAALGLNFNPDEELKLVSPEFVQITQPVVDNSPAEKNFEDEFVPSMAVNDYQPGQGFARQTKVLSSVKVAAKVNSDRPLVTSVSVPSTANRASPTKMMLADQPNSRTRSQKPVRSPFEDPPRGTSLAIHNQVTHTTKTVPSLPTNHKNLSSLSIAIKIPHDGKPIKMQLQNCFDKTIQLPPTNARSLASWVDEFCQGVE from the coding sequence ATGAACATTCAGCAGCTACGTCAATCGTTGAAAATCAAGTGGCTGAATTACTACCAACAAAATCGTGTTTGGTTAGTAAAGCTGCGAATTTGGCGCAATTATGGGGGTTTGCGGCGTCCTTCATCTGGTTTTATCTTGGCTACGTTGTCGGTTTTAGAACCGCAATTTGATGAGATATTAGCTTTTATTCTGGATTTGAGTAACAATCCCGATCAGATTGTTGCCGCCTTGGGTCTAAATTTTAATCCCGATGAAGAACTAAAATTAGTATCACCAGAATTTGTGCAGATTACACAACCAGTTGTTGATAATTCTCCAGCAGAAAAGAATTTTGAGGATGAATTCGTACCATCAATGGCGGTAAATGATTATCAACCTGGACAAGGTTTTGCACGGCAAACAAAAGTTTTGTCATCTGTGAAAGTTGCTGCTAAAGTGAATAGCGATCGCCCACTCGTAACATCAGTTTCTGTCCCTAGCACAGCTAATCGCGCATCCCCCACCAAAATGATGCTAGCTGATCAACCTAATTCTAGGACACGTTCCCAAAAACCTGTGCGATCGCCTTTTGAAGATCCTCCGAGAGGAACATCACTAGCAATACATAATCAAGTGACTCATACGACTAAAACAGTACCATCATTGCCAACCAATCACAAAAATCTCTCATCACTGAGTATAGCTATCAAAATTCCCCACGACGGTAAACCGATAAAAATGCAATTGCAGAATTGTTTTGATAAAACTATACAATTACCTCCCACCAATGCCCGCAGTCTAGCTTCTTGGGTAGACGAGTTTTGTCAGGGTGTGGAATGA
- a CDS encoding DMT family transporter, whose translation MQLKLSASRLPLTTILLIAPFFLWGTAMVAMKGVLPHTTPLFMAGVRLLPAGVLILMAGALMGKSQPQSWMAWLWIAIFGIVNGTLFQGFLAEGLVRTGAGLGSVMIDSQPLAVALLSLWLFQERIGFWGWLGLGLGVSGISLIGLPDEWILHLFTAPVHLTIGNWQQLLDSGEWLMLLAALSMAVGTVLIRFVMQYVDPVVATGWHMIIGGLPLWAMSSVFETQQWQNLTISDGLALGYATVFGSAIAYGLFFYFAASGSLTSLSSLTFLTPVFALLFGNIFLQEILSPLQWVGVGLTLISIYLINQRDTLAGEKSITQKAEV comes from the coding sequence ATGCAGCTGAAACTTAGTGCATCACGATTACCCCTAACCACAATACTTCTCATCGCCCCGTTCTTTCTGTGGGGAACGGCGATGGTAGCGATGAAAGGAGTTTTACCCCACACCACACCGCTATTTATGGCGGGAGTGCGATTGTTACCAGCGGGGGTGTTAATCTTGATGGCAGGAGCACTCATGGGTAAATCACAGCCCCAAAGTTGGATGGCTTGGCTGTGGATTGCCATATTTGGGATAGTGAATGGAACTCTTTTTCAAGGCTTTTTAGCAGAAGGATTAGTCAGAACTGGAGCAGGTTTGGGTTCGGTGATGATTGACTCCCAACCTTTAGCCGTAGCTTTATTATCGTTATGGCTATTCCAAGAACGCATTGGGTTTTGGGGATGGCTAGGATTGGGATTGGGAGTTTCCGGTATCAGTTTAATCGGCTTACCGGATGAGTGGATTTTGCATTTATTTACTGCTCCCGTTCATCTTACCATCGGCAACTGGCAGCAATTATTAGATTCTGGCGAGTGGTTGATGTTGTTAGCAGCTTTGTCGATGGCGGTGGGAACAGTATTAATTAGGTTTGTGATGCAGTATGTTGACCCAGTGGTGGCGACAGGATGGCATATGATCATTGGTGGATTGCCATTGTGGGCGATGTCGTCGGTGTTTGAAACTCAACAGTGGCAAAATCTCACAATATCCGACGGTCTAGCTTTAGGATACGCTACAGTCTTCGGTAGTGCGATCGCTTACGGATTATTTTTCTACTTCGCAGCTAGCGGTAGTCTCACCAGTCTTAGTTCCCTCACCTTTCTGACGCCTGTCTTTGCGCTGTTATTCGGGAATATCTTCCTCCAAGAAATTCTTTCTCCTTTGCAGTGGGTGGGAGTAGGTTTAACTTTAATCAGCATCTATTTGATTAACCAGCGTGATACCCTAGCTGGGGAAAAAAGTATCACACAGAAAGCTGAAGTATGA
- a CDS encoding DUF3616 domain-containing protein, whose protein sequence is MYNSSFSHQVILEFTNSFQEHRKDLSAVLLMPEKQLWLGSDETSTIERLSLADTGKFTNHQQFKVSEFIPLPAPEDEEIDIEGLSYADNYLWFVGSHSYKRKKPKPQHPDIKNIQRLTKVTTEPNRYILGRIPLINGQLFASYPHPQNPDLLLTAAKLELTTTGNVLMTALADDPHLGFFVKAAIPGKDNGFDIEGIAIDQNRIFLGLRGPVLRGWAIILEIELENSNLGLMTLRLIGEGNKNYKKHFLWLNGLGIRDLCLDGENLLILAGPTMDLDGPVQVYHWQNASKMAENLLHYPEFIQNIPFGHREDHAEGMTLFHQIAEKPALLIIYDSPAPTRLLGEASVVADVFELRMGDGETGKNK, encoded by the coding sequence ATGTATAACTCATCTTTTAGCCATCAAGTCATCTTAGAATTTACCAATAGTTTTCAGGAACATAGAAAAGACCTCTCAGCAGTATTGTTAATGCCTGAAAAGCAATTGTGGCTTGGCTCAGACGAAACCTCAACTATTGAAAGACTCTCTTTAGCAGACACTGGTAAATTTACAAATCATCAACAATTTAAGGTATCAGAATTTATTCCTTTACCAGCGCCAGAAGACGAAGAGATTGATATAGAAGGACTGAGTTATGCAGATAATTACTTATGGTTTGTTGGTTCCCATAGCTACAAGCGCAAAAAGCCTAAACCCCAACACCCTGATATCAAAAATATTCAAAGATTAACAAAAGTTACCACAGAACCAAACCGCTATATCCTAGGACGAATTCCCCTGATTAATGGTCAATTATTTGCATCTTATCCACACCCTCAAAACCCAGATTTGTTGTTGACTGCAGCCAAACTAGAGTTGACAACTACAGGTAATGTACTCATGACAGCTTTAGCAGATGATCCTCATTTGGGATTTTTTGTGAAAGCAGCTATTCCTGGAAAAGATAATGGTTTTGACATCGAAGGAATAGCTATAGATCAAAATCGGATATTTCTAGGTTTGCGCGGCCCCGTATTGCGGGGTTGGGCTATTATTTTGGAAATAGAGTTAGAAAATTCTAACTTAGGATTGATGACACTACGATTAATTGGTGAAGGAAATAAAAATTATAAAAAACATTTTCTCTGGCTCAACGGCTTAGGAATTAGAGATTTATGCTTAGATGGAGAAAACTTGTTGATTTTAGCTGGGCCGACAATGGATTTAGATGGCCCGGTGCAAGTTTATCACTGGCAAAACGCCTCGAAAATGGCAGAAAATCTTCTCCATTACCCAGAATTTATCCAAAATATTCCCTTTGGACATAGAGAAGATCATGCTGAGGGGATGACACTTTTTCATCAGATAGCCGAGAAGCCCGCATTGTTAATAATTTACGATTCACCAGCCCCGACCAGATTACTAGGAGAAGCTAGCGTAGTAGCGGACGTGTTTGAGTTGAGAATGGGTGATGGAGAGACAGGTAAAAACAAATAA